The Pecten maximus unplaced genomic scaffold, xPecMax1.1, whole genome shotgun sequence genomic sequence CAAATGTAACGGAAAGCACCCCGGCCCCACCCGCcgatatttttcacattttttggGGGGGATTTTTCCAAGCCGGGGCCCCTAGACCTCAGTCCCTTTAAACCCGCCAATAAaattccctttttaaaaaacccccggCTGTCCCCCGGGGTTTTTGCCTTCCCCCCCCCCATCAGTTCgtaatttttatcaaaatttcattttttttttttcagggccatttggccctttttattttttgaaacaaactcaaaaattttttaaatttttttttctagaacccccgggggaaaaattttttgaaaaaaaaagaagccCCACTGTTTCCCTTTTTAAAAgaaccttttttaaaatttaaaatggaAATTTGGGAAAACCTAATGGGGGGAAAAAATGTTACAAACCCgttaaattattttgataattggaAAAAATTTGAAGCAATTTCTATTTTGAGTTTTCAGCCCTTTTCTTTTTTACTTTAAGGGTCAATAAAGGGATAAACCCCGTTTTGATATTAGGGTTTTCCAAAAAAACGAAAATTTATTGggttttgaaaaatttttttctttatttcccccttttttcccaAACCCTCATTTTAAAGTTTCCCTAAATTAGTAAATATTTCCCTTATTCCCCGTTTTTTTTggtatttaatttttgtttccCCATAAAAAGGTTGATATTTTAAGCAAACTATTTCTCCCAgggaattttttattttaaaaaacataattgaatttttatttttggaaaaCTTAAAAACAGGGAAAAATTTAACGGGGAAAAATATGTGTGATTTACTTGCTGGAGGGTTTTAAAAACActttctggttttttttttttaaagtggtAAATATGTGGGCTGTAATTTCGATGTTACTTACTTAGgcaaacctttttttttactttttttttgggaaaaagttttttgtgttcggttttttaattttttgttttttttaaaaaagaaataaaaactaGAAAACCGGGAAAACCCCAACCAAGGGAATTTTAATGCCATTGTAAGGGGGGGTTGTCCCCCCCCTGCCCCGTCaccttttttaaaataaacccTTTAAACTACCTTTTGTATGTGATGCCCCCCTTTCCGTTTAGGGTCTGGGCCTCCGCGCATGAGATCCTGAAATTCTTCCTCTGTCATCCTTTCACCCAAACCAGTTAGGACAGCTTTCAATTCACGCATTTCAATCATACCATCTCCATTTCTGTCAAAAACCTTCAACCCAAAACAGATTTATTAGGATATTTATCTTACTGTAGCAGGTAGCTCAAATAAAGccaacacaaaagagttccactCTCTGACCTGTAGTATTAGATATCACACTCACCTTTTACCTGAACCAGTGGGGCTTGATAACCCGATCTAAGACGTGCGGAAGTATTGGGCCCATTCCAAAGTTAACGCCTTATGGTACGCATGCGCGGTTCCACCAGGGGTgattcatacatgtacaatctCTTGAAGAGCAGAGTAAGTGCTACAGTACAATATGAAGTTGCTTAAGTGTGTAACAAAATGTCGACCAATGATTTATCAAAGTTTGACGTCAGTTTTCTATGAACCgagtaaaaaataaaaaaacaattagaAAACCGAGACGTCAGAATAGCGATCTTTGAAGCGTTTTCCCTCGGTAATGTGTTCGGGCGGCATTTCTAAGCTTACAAATGACACAGATAGTCATCAGGGTATCtccttgttttttgtttttgttaagaCACTATCTATTTTTACTCTTAAATGGGATATCCTGAAAATCTCTAAATCCATAACCGCTCATTCCGAAAGGAATGCTAACATAGTTATATTCCAGAAATGTACGCATAGACAATTGGTAAATACCACCGCTCCAGACTATTTACAAATATCAGACATTTATGCAATTGTTGTAATGATGGTTGTTAGGATGTAACATTCAAACAAATGAGTAAATAACGTTTATTAACGGACCCACTTTTTACATAATGATACTGTCATATGATGCGTGAAGATGTCTACATCAATCATCTTCCTAGATCTGATTACAAATGATTTTTGTCAGATGTGCACGTAAAATGACGGCAGTCCAAACAATaggtaaaagggagataactctaccTTGAAAgctttctttatttcctcttcCTCTTTTTCTAGGTCACGCCATTTTTTTGACATCATAGAAACGAATTCTTCAAAATCAATCTCACCATCGTCTGAATAGAAATATAATTGAATAGTTGATAATTGTTTAAAGGCATATTTCGTATTTCTTTATGCAGGGTTATCTGCTCTTGTAAGTAAGCTTGTTAATTACGTCATTTGCTTGTGAGTGTATCATAATGAATTTATGAGAAAACGACGTAATTTTCATTCGGCTCACCTCGGCAGATTCCGGTACCCTACGTTAATATGTCAGGGTTAGACGAATGACGTAATTTTATCACGCAAAGTAATGACGTAACAATTAAAAAACCCTCAAAAGAGCAGATAACTCTGCATTACCAAAATACTAGCTCTCAAATAAActcatacaatgtaatgtaaattaAGTCAAAATTTAAACCGTGCAATTTGATTTGGTGCACTTCAAAAAAGTTAAGCTTATCTTATCATCTAActtgaaaatattcaatatgGGTACCATGCTACTATCAATCTAACCAGCTGATCTATGTGA encodes the following:
- the LOC117319627 gene encoding calmodulin-like yields the protein MRALGQNPTSQHVRSIIAEVDKDNDGEIDFEEFVSMMSKKWRDLEKEEEEIKKAFKVFDRNGDGMIEMRELKAVLTGLGERMTEEEFQDLMRGGPDPKRKGGHHIQK